The stretch of DNA GTAAATTATAAAGTAGTAACACTTCAACAGCCAATATTACTTTCCTCATTAGCTTGACTACAGAGTACTAACACTTCAACTCAACCCAATTCAATTCACTCTtcaatcaaaaacaaaaacataaaaaaaatatatgatatatgaaaAGTGAGCACAGACGACAACAACGATTGAGGTTACAGTTACCTCGAGAATGGACGAGAGTGATAGTGAGGCTAGGCGGCGAGAGTGTGAGGGTGAGGCGGCGAGAAGGAGGCTGAACAAAACGGCTTTGATGTTTGATGTTTGGCTTTGTGGTGGCTGGGCCAGTAAAAATCAGCCCAAACCCTTTTTTTTTGCCagataacaaataataataataataataataataataataataataataataataataataataataatctggAAAATAAGAggaagttgttaaaataatataaatatattaagagaaaattattaaaataatataagagaATATTTAGTTTGGTACATCTactcaatcaattttttttttattaatataatttcatttttttaaaatatttttattaatttaatttattcaattaataattattcaattgttaaaataaagataataaaatattttgatatatatttttaaaatggagATTTTTgataactttaaaaaaagaatatttaaataaaaaatacatacatTGTTctatgtcaaaaaaataaaaaataaaaagacaaatatGAAAATCACCATTTTAATTCTACAAAGTATAGGAGACTTATATTTTAGTATCTAACACTCTTGGATTTCAATAATTATTTGGACTAAAATATCTAACCTTTTTTTTAAACCATTCAAATAAATGGGTATTGacgtaatttatattttattttattttcactccttaaaattaatgtttgtttttctttctttatattCAATATTTCCTTACATTAACCTTCTCATTaactatttttgaaaaagaaaataaaaaattgttttctatacttaatttcaatttttacttaGGTGTTACtactaaattaaaaacaaaaacaaaaaatatttcaataattaattaaggtATTTTTTGAAATGTCATTGAAGAGGGATTTTTTGAAAAGTTTGTAGgagatgtttttttaaatactactaAAGCAGGGTTAAAAGAGGAGTTAAGCtacacttaaaaattaaaagacttaGATTAATAAGCTACACCTTTTGTAATCATTGTAATTAAAATGAGATTAACAAAATTACCTTTTAATTTCACTTACTTAAAACGATAAAGATtgattttttagtaaaaaagaaaCGTACATTGTTAATTTGTAATCTCATTTAAACACTCTTGGATTTGTTACACAAATGCTATCCATACGGTCAATGAACAATTACTTATTTAAGCTTATAGTGAGGAGTTGTGATTCTATGCGTCACATTTTCCTGTTACAGTTGCATATTGCAACCGATTGAAAGCAAACAATATTAAAGTGAAATTACATTGTTTTTTTACTGCAAGTTGTAAAATAATGCAAAAAATTGAACTACTCACAATTTGTATTCTCACGTACATGAAAACACAATTGCATTAAATCCAAATAGTGAGTGAGCCGTGTACGAAAAGTAACAGAAGTATAAATACCAGtgtattttcaatttcaatatcaATTTCTATGCTATAAAGATACATGTTCATGGTCACTTGAAaaacaatatttgaaaaaagaaagaaaaaaaaaagagtggtTATAAACGTGCTATAGTAGTATTCCACAGAGACGTTGTGGATCAGACAAAAGCAAAAAAGATAGGAAGAGAAAAGGATCGAGAAAAAATGTCATGACATTAAATAAGGTCGTACGACTTGCCTTCAATGCATATCCAACCTCCCCACCTTACTCATTCATTCATAGATAGAAAAATCTTCTCtctaatgtatatatatataaataaaaaataatcaaataaaatatatgtatttcattcaaattctaatcaaatacatcaatttttttaatcaattattacTTATAATTTAGAATGTAGgaaatatacaattaaaaaatttatatttaataaaataaagtctaataatttatttattagttaagacaatttttattttataagtccATTTTGTAGAAATAAAACCAcatttaaattctaaaataattttagagtaAGTTCAAGTTTCGACAAatcactttttattattatcatgtcATTATTATCATATCAGTTAGTTGACATTACAAGTTGGGATAATGATCActtattatctattttatttatttatatatactttttatatCTATAGTCACACAGCCAAAGTGTTTCACTAAATATCAGTTAAAGGTTTTATATATCTTAAAGAGTAGTAAGTATTTGGTAAGTTGAAGAGTAGTATGGGAAGCAATTCAAAGTTGAGTGTGGATGGAGTTGAGAATGTGGAGATGGAAAGTGGGAAGAGGAGTGTATATGATGTGTTGTTGAGGTGTGTTGGTCTGTTGCTAACACTAACAGCTACAGTTATGGTTGGTGTTGGAAAACAAACTAAGGTCATTTCCtatgcagattttcagttcaAAGCAACTGCTAAGTGGGAATACATGTCTGCTACGGTGTAAGCTCTTCTCTCCTTTTGAGAATGTTAAATACTACACCGTGGACAACTAATTTCAACCTTTTTAGCTCTCatagttttttctttcattttttttttatttcagtcAAATTTATCTCAAAGAAGTATCCTCGTTCGTTAAAATTTCTGGATTAAAAATAGATCTTTGTGAGTTTGATATCGTTGATTTAAATAgcgatgaaaattttaaaaaagaaatagacaaaatttatttctaattttgtcTCTATGTATTAGGGATGCTAAATTTGTTTTTTCCTCTAATTTcggttgatatttttttttagtagtaAATAATGACACTGTTAAtggaaattgaaaataaataatgtcttGTGCCACTTATCTCACTTGTCTTTTTGCTTTTAGGGAATTTGTCTCTCTACAGAAATGTTTCTATTCTTAATCCGTGCAAATATAGCACATTCTTTtagttttgttgtttttttttttttttaaatttgtttatattggAATTAATCCTATAATATTTGAGTCTTATTTGATTATaatccaataaaaataaaatttatagaaattaaaataaaataaaaaggaacgaaaaatatatttataaggatgaaaaataaaaacaaaaatatatttgtagaaGTCGAAGTACATATTTAACTCtaactaataatttaaaaaaaatttatcaattttaataattaatattgttaataacGGTAGTATTTATATATctagtaattttattaaattaaaatttaatttaattttttaatctgtTGTGTATTAGGTTTTTGTTGGTTGCAAACGCTATAGGATGTTCATACGCAGCAATATCTCTGGTGGTTTCAACAATGGCAAGAAGCAATGGAAATAAAATGAAACTATTTATGATAACAGTGTTAGACCTTATTATCGTGGCATTGTTGTTCTCAGCCAATGGAGCAGCTTCTGCAGTTGGAGTAATAGGAATGAAGGGAAACTCGCACGTGCAATGGATGAAAGTGTGCAATGTATTTGATGCCTATTGTCATTACATGACTGTTTCAGTCGTCTTCTCTTTCATTGCCTCCACGGTTTTCCTTTTGCTTGTGGTTCACTCTCTTTTCGAACTCCATTACAAATcaaactaaattaatatttattatttactccgattttgatctttttattgGAGACAATTAAATTATGATatagattaaatatatcaagttttgttgattatattataattaaattgtcTCTTATAAAAATATCAGATGAACTATTATTACTAGGATTATAAATTCAAGACTAGTATTAGTAATGCTATATGTAATTTATTACGACTTTATTAAGATAATGTTTGGTTTTAGGATGAGATTGACAAAATCAcgataaattattataattttgcaaattttataaaattattgtggCCGAGCATAATTTTGTCAATCTCCCTACAAAATCAAACATGctttaagtaattaatttaagtgCTTTTTGGTTTGTATTAGTATTATTGTATCCTATATGTAGAGTAGTTATAGTTAAAAGAGTAACACTAAAATATAGCTACTTGTGTTTTGAATGCATGTGATGatgattttaagtcattttgctTTTAAAGTTTGTAAATGTAGTAATGGCCGTATAGCGTACAAAGATATGACCTTCTTCACCTTCCTCTTTGAATGGAAATTAATGTTCCGTAGCTATAATAAAGGAAGGGGACATATACTTcgagtttatttgaatttgtttggTCACATGAGTCTTTTATATATTACCCTATCAGCaacaaaaataatcataaagCTCTTCATACTTGGTGCggttcttttttaatttaaaacaaaaagtctatttattttattttttgtatgtagTTCTAAATATGTAGCAAAATTaactacttttattttattaatggtATAATTTCTTAAATATCATTCAACTAATATATTTactatctcttttatttttatatatctaaCAAAATTCCAGGAAGAATATTTTCTATAATGCATATGTTTTTTAggtaataaagaaaataaattgcatttaattaaattttttaatacgTGCAACGTTGGTTACATTTGTTAAGAAGGAAgactagagaaaaaaaatattttgaagaattttatatttaaaaatgattttatttgtatattttgttgaaaatattttagaaaataacttaCGAAAGTGGTGCAGTAGTGTAATTTAATTGTATTCATGTGCAAAAAAGTCTGCATCCCCTGTACATAGAAATTAAACTTCCATAAAAATAGCTTGTTATATAAACAATGGagttcaaattttgaaatatataagaATAAATTTGTAAAAGCGACCATTACTATGTTTACAAACTTTCAATGGagttcaaattttgaaatatataaaaataaatttgtaaaagcGACCATTACTACGTTTACAAACTTTAAATGTAGTAATAGTCGTATAGTGTccaaatttttagattttatatagtatttaaaattccttaaatataactttaataaaataccttgtaaaatttatttgttttaaattttataatttattatccaattttatttgaagaatttgaattatcttataatattaattcCCTTATCCATTGCTTGTCaaagaaaatgaacaaaattgacaaaaagaaaatgttatattttaaaaccatACAATTGatagttattaaatttaatatcaaatgcTCACAAGAAGATCTGCCGGATATAACCCTGATActtgaattaaaaattgatacttCTATTTAATCTAGTTAGTTCTTGAAACATTTgaaatcttatttatttataaatttaggtatCTTTTGTGTGACAATATAGATTAATCATTTGAgatattgaaatatattttttaattattaaaaaattcaatatttttgaaattctaTTTGTTTAAGTAATTTATCTCTTATTAATATCTTTTAAATCATTTTGATACAGACAACTTAAATcttgtaaaatttaatttgacttAGAATATTTCCACTCTAATGTGATGAACTATCAAATCTAAACGGGAAGAATATACAGATTCATTTATTTGGCCCCTACATAATTTTTGCCTGTACTGAAATTTTCGGTGGCCAATTAATGAGTGTTTCTTTAGATATTGTATGCCAGTTAATGTGATGTTTCAAGATACCAGTACATTCTTTCATGATTTTAGCAGCAATATTTGATTGCCGACAGTCTTTGTTATATTTTGCTGTAACGATGATGCCACCATACGAATTCTCAAATTCATGCGACTAAACTTAACTATGATTTTgcaaaataaacaatgaaattaAACATGCACCAAACATTAGGAAACCAATATAGTATAGAGTGACGACATTCACCAATACAATAAACAAAATAGTACACTCTTTTGATTCATCTTTGCTCATTATTAGTCCTCATATGTTAagctatataaaaaaaaaatccatacaTATTAAGCTCTGTGCACTCTATATAGCTGAGaagttatattataatatacatatttttaccccctaaaaatttgataataatttagacggttaatataatttaaatatataattaattttatttagtatatgattaatgaatataacaatttattaatCATCAGTTGAATGTAATCTAACCATAATTTTgaataatcataatttttaaatatccaAATAAACATGATATTTAGTATAATAATCgaaattatattcaaataaaaaatgatttttgagattttcaaataaacatacTAGATATTAATCACAATTTGTGTTCAAATATACGTCTAAAAATTGTAGATGATGACATTCAAAATTGcgattaatttaattatgtagATGATTAATGAATTAAACACATTATATTCAATATCAATCAACCATCTACACAGTTGTCAAATCTTTTGTGAGAATAACACTAGTATTATTTGAGTCACAAAACACTTATTTTTTGGATCTTGCTAAATGTTACCTATTACAAATAGGGTAGCTGTTCAAGTTTTCAAGGTTGGTtaactatataaattttataacacGGTTATAGGTTGTAATGTTTGGTAGGTAGGAGTGAGTATTGATTCATCAACTGTTTCAATTCAATGCAAAGAGAGAGACATTCCCACTACCTAAGGAAGAGCTCGCAGccaccataaaataaaattttggaaaaaatgttaatttaatgaaacAACAAAGGCATCCACATTGTGATTCAGCCAAATTCATCGTCAATCTAAACATAGTAAAAAATACATAACTTggcaattaaaattaaaattaaaatagaaaaggaACAGCACTGATATGTGGCTTTTCTATATCATGTTTGGACTAATTGTTGTTGAGAATCAGAGAGGACAAAAATCCAAGCCAAACAAACAGGTACCATGAATTCAATTTTGATTCACAGAAAAATCGACCTTCTTATCTTCCTCGGGTCCAGGAAATAAACTCTTGTCAACCGCATTGCATTAATTTGACGGCATAATATCAAAGCTATAGATCCAAGGATACATCACTAGAAAAATTTAAACAAGTTTCACTATACAAAAACAAGTTACATAATTTACGCGTGATGTTGTAACAGCCTACCATGATTTCAGTGTTCTATCTTGGCAAATCGCCCTCTAACTCTTGTCCTGCTCTCTGCCCGAACTTTACGTGATTCATATCTTATATGCTTGTCGTATCTGTTGTTTTCCATCAAAAATTCTCAATTTAAATCAACCGTCCAAAGAAAACTATGTTGCAtagtattcattttttttttcttgacatctctcaaagaaaatatatcaacaGGAGAAATCCAAAGAATATAGGCCGCGTTCCAAccatattatttataaaactttaTAATTGTAGGAAATTAAAGTGAGTGGTAAAAAACTCTCCTTTAGTTATCAATTGATTAAACTAAAGTTAATATAAGATAACATACTCATATATCTAATACCTTAAAGTTTAGGATTAAGATCTGGTGTAAGGTTCACGTACCttcttgttttcttcttttgctTGTACCGTAGTAATGCAGAATCCCTTTCTTGACTCGCTAACTCATATGGAGCTGGCACGGCTCTTGGAGTAGTTGACAAAGTTTCAGACTTAAGAGACTCTGAAGGTGTCCCTCCATTGTTACTATGGCTATGAGGCTCCTCAGCAGAAGGTACAGCGTGTTTAACCGGAATTTCTTTGGTATGAGCTTTGAATGACGTATCAACAGGAACAACTTGATACACAGGCTCACCACTTTCTCCGAGCCACTGAAATACACAGTCAATAATGCAGCACGGTGAGGATTCAGTTTAAGAAAAACTTGTCATATTGAGTAAATTTAAATGTTCTCAATTTctaaacaaataaaacatatgTTGTTAAATGTTTTCCGCTCAAAGCTAAAGTGAATCCAGAACGTTGTTCGATATCCATCATCGCATGACgcgatatattatatatattaaggaaaatatcacaatttcattgTCACTTCACAAAGGAAAACATAACTCTGGACTACTTTTATAAACTATTTGACCTGTGTAAAATGTAAATTGACTCATACAACCCATCAACCATGTCTCCTGCTACAATTCCAAATCATCGTATAGAAAGACCGAAGAATCCAATAAAGCAGCATCTATTGGAACTAAAATTAGTAATGATAAGAACCATTTTCAATTGACAAATTCTTGAACTGTATAACTATATAGTACATAGAATGAAAACCACCTGGTTCATCTTATCAGTTATAGCAAATTAGTTAACCGTATGGTAGATAACACAATTCGAATACCATCAACGAAATAAAAGCTTTACCTCATTTGAAGGAATAATATCATCCTTTGTATCATGTTCAAAACCTGTCGATAAATTTTTCGGTTGCATATACTCTTCAGGATCCAATGGCTCAGACTTTACCATCTCGCGAAGCTGATTTAAAATCTCTTCTTGATGTCTCCCACAAGCTGCCTTGCGATTCTGattcaacaaaaacaacaacaacaacaataccCTGAACATGTCAAAATTGTGGCAATATACACATATTTTCAATATGTTCTTTTACCTTCACACAATCCAAATTCCTaaccaaaatccaaaaaaaagaacaataaaCTATTCATGTTTGCACTCTTTCACAAATTTAGCACTAACCCTATCATGCCTAGTTTATCTTCAAGATCTAAAACAAAGAAGGAATCTATTGAGTATGACTCATATTCGCTGATAAATGGACAAATACTCATAGCATAGTGAAGCTAAACCATAATATTTGAACTAAGCTTTTATAATCTGTAACCCTAATTTGCCTCACAAAAGAAAAGTACAACAGCCACTCTACTGTAGAAGACTTAGCACAATTCACGGACGCCTCGATCAAATCATCTCCATCATCAGTTGTTGTGTTCTTGCGCGATCATCTGATTACTTTAGAATCAGATTTGCTATTCTAACAAAATCCCTTTGACCACACAAAATAATCtaatcaattatataaaaaaagagagagagaaaatgaatTTCTACTACATTAAGTGCATGATTAATTCAACTTTGAGAGAGCCAAAATTGCTTATTGAggtgtaaaattaattaattttgacatgttGGAgtgttattaattataattgattttgtttcaAGAATTGATTCCAGGTTGAAGCTAAGATTTGTAAGGTGAGACTGAAATTTGTTGTTTAACtcaattttacataaatataatcaaacataaatcacataaattttaactaaaatgaattttacaaaataattgagagagagagagagagattagAGATGATACCTTGGGCAAAGGAGGAACCTCCATAGCACTATAACTATGAGAAGTAGAAATAAGATCATCAAAACTAACAAAAGAAGGAGCATCCCAAACAAACAAATCATCACTAAACCCATCAATCTCACAACTCAAAAACCCATCTGCAACACTTTCCTCACTCAAAAGCAACGATTTTTTCTCAACATCATGCAACCCAACAATCGACAAAAGTTCATTAACAGAAGGGCACCCATTAAACCCCTCAAGTGGTCTTCTTTCATGTGGCGAAGAGAGTGAAATATTATGATTTTCCCAGTCACAGTTCTGACAGAAAACAGAGGATTCAGTTGAACAGAGTATAGTTGCAGGTGAATCATTGCATGAATCGCAGATTAAAGAGCGTGTGTGTTTGGAGAAAAGTTGGTTTGTTGAGTGAACTTCACGGTCACATGAGAAACAGAGTTTTGCTGAATCTGCTCTGCAATACAGAAGTGCTGTTGAGTTGTTACAATAATCACAGGGTCGAGTTTTTTGTGGTGATTCTTGTTCATTTTTGTTTGAACCACCCATAATAGCTTctgcttcttcttcttgttgTTTGTGAGAGAAGGTTTATTAGAGAGAAATGTGATAAGAGAATGGAGGAGAAAAAGTTAGGTGGAGTTATTATGGATATGGTTTTATTAACTTTTAAGAGAGTGGAAAAGTAGAATTTGGCATGTGACTAGTTTCTTGGAGAACAAGGATTAGTGGTTGCAATGTGATAGTTGAATTCATGATATTTTGTGATTCACGCCCAAAGGAAATACTTTGACTTTTTGAACCAAACAAGAAGAAATACTTTGACTTTTGAGACTCTTACAGTTTTATAAATGTGTTATGAAGTTAGCAGtaaaacatgaaaaaataaatgatttatactgagtttgtatttttttagatattatatagattttttctttttaattatattggtAGTTATAAGTTGTATACTTTTATATACAATATAAATTCCTTATTTTCAAACCAATCAATTATGTTTTGGACTCTAACAGCCCAATCCTTTGAGTAGTCAAAAATCAGTCAGGAAAACTGATTAATGACAGTGCATACATTCACATTCACATGAAATGCAGATTGTGGAGTAATTGGAAACAAACAATGCTTTGCTCACATGCACAAGAGTGCTATGGGTTTTGAATGGATAGATTTTGGTGACACAAATATCTTCAATGCAAGAGAtacaatcatatatataaatttcatataATTCACCCCACATTGGCTCTCTTATTGGTGGGTTAGTTAGGTAGCATCAGACAAAAATACAAGGGTGATTGAACATAACTGGAATTTGGGAAAAGAGATGAGAATCTAGAGGACACGGACATTTTGTTTTCTCGAGGCAACGTGATCTTGGATATTTACGCTTGTGGGCCTATCTGCCAAACGGCCTTTTTCGCCGAACTCGCTGGAAACAAGATCTGGGCCCCTCCTTCTCAACAAATTACAACCAACAACCACTTGAACTGGAGTCATCACCGGTAaatttaagagagaaaaaaaaaaaaaattcatttttaatcttttcaCAGTCATTTATTTAAATCTAGTATATAAGTTCCTAATATATTATCATTTTCATTCAATCATTATCTTAACCGAAGTCTAATACAAGTGGTCATAACCGAAGTGCATAAATATTGTAAATCCTAAAGCGCCGAATTTGAAAtctattgataaaaatatctttagAATTATAACTTCATATTATTCAATACCACAAACTCATTTTAATTCTAAGCTATGATCTTATAAAAGTATCTTTTACAGTGCGTCACAAGATAAAAGTCGGTTCTAGATATTCACATTATACAATATTCAGGACCTTTTAGATTCTTCTACTTTCTTTTCACTGTAACATTATTCACCAATTTATTTCGATTATCTATGTAAGAACAATAACCGTGTTAATAtgtattcaatttttataattatatttaaccaATTTCTCcaaattttgatcaaaatacataatttaaaagtacaactattttatttttcataaaaatattatttcatttttattgttaattttaaaactaaaaaaatctttttttgttCAATAATTAGACAGTGGCAA from Cicer arietinum cultivar CDC Frontier isolate Library 1 chromosome 3, Cicar.CDCFrontier_v2.0, whole genome shotgun sequence encodes:
- the LOC101498827 gene encoding CASP-like protein 1E1 gives rise to the protein MGSNSKLSVDGVENVEMESGKRSVYDVLLRCVGLLLTLTATVMVGVGKQTKVISYADFQFKATAKWEYMSATVFLLVANAIGCSYAAISLVVSTMARSNGNKMKLFMITVLDLIIVALLFSANGAASAVGVIGMKGNSHVQWMKVCNVFDAYCHYMTVSVVFSFIASTVFLLLVVHSLFELHYKSN
- the LOC101499146 gene encoding zinc finger protein CONSTANS-LIKE 13; this encodes MGGSNKNEQESPQKTRPCDYCNNSTALLYCRADSAKLCFSCDREVHSTNQLFSKHTRSLICDSCNDSPATILCSTESSVFCQNCDWENHNISLSSPHERRPLEGFNGCPSVNELLSIVGLHDVEKKSLLLSEESVADGFLSCEIDGFSDDLFVWDAPSFVSFDDLISTSHSYSAMEVPPLPKNRKAACGRHQEEILNQLREMVKSEPLDPEEYMQPKNLSTGFEHDTKDDIIPSNEWLGESGEPVYQVVPVDTSFKAHTKEIPVKHAVPSAEEPHSHSNNGGTPSESLKSETLSTTPRAVPAPYELASQERDSALLRYKQKKKTRRYDKHIRYESRKVRAESRTRVRGRFAKIEH